The following is a genomic window from Thermodesulfobacteriota bacterium.
CCTTTCTTGAGGGCGACCCTGGTCAGGCCGCCGGGCATGACGTAGATATCCTCGCCGTAGAGGATGTACGGGCGGAAATCGACGTGCCGCCCCTCGAACCTGTCGCCGGCGAGGACGGGCACCCTCGAAAGGGATAGCGTCGGCTGGGCGATGTAGTTCCGGGGGTCGGACAGGATGAGCTTCCGGAATTTTTCCCTCGTGGCCTTCGTGGACTTGGGGCCTATGAGTATACCGTAGCCCCCCGATTCGTTGGCGGGCTTTACGACGAGGTCTTTCAGGTTTTCGAGGACGTAGGCCCTGTCGCTCTCTCGCGAGCAGACGTACGTCGGCACGTTGGGGAGTATGGGCTCTTCGCCCGTATAATATTTTATGATTTCGGGTACGTATGCGTAGATGATCTTGTCGTCCGCTATGCCCGTGCCGATGGCGTTCACGAGGGCGACGTTGCCGGCCTTGTAGACGTCCATTATCCCCGGGACGCCCAGGAGCGAATCCGGGCGGAACGTCAGCGGGTCGAGGAAGTCGTCGTCGATGCGGCGGTAGATGACGTCCACCTTCTGCAAACCGCGCGTCGTCTTCATGAAGACGTAGCCGCCCGAGACGACGAGGTCCGAGCCCTCGACGAGCTCGATGCCCATCTGCTGGGCGAGATACGAATGCTCGAAGTAGGCCGAGTTGTATATGCCGGGGGTGAGGAGGACGACGTTCGGCGAATAGACGCCCTTGGGGGCGACGTAGCCGAGTGTGTCGCGGAGGCGGTTCGGGTAGTTGTCCACGGGGCGTATCTGGAGGTCCTCGAAGAGCTTGGGGAAGGTGCGTTTGAGCACCTCCCTGTTTTCGAGGACGTACGAGACGCCGGACGGCGAGCGGAGGTTGTCTTCCAGCACGTAGTACGCGCCGTCGCCGTTCCGGACGAGGTCCGTCCCGGCGATGTGGCACCATATACCGCGCGGCGGGCGGAACCCGACGCACTGCGGGCGGTAGACCTTGCTCGACATGAGCAATTCTTCGGGGACTACGCCGTCTTTCAGTATCTTGCGGTCGTTGTATACGTCGTCGATGAACAGGTTCAGCGCGTAAATCCGCTGTTTCAGCCCGCGCTCGAGGACGTCCCACTCCCCGGGCTCGATGACGCGGGGGATGATGTCGAACGGGAAGATGCGCTCGGTGCCCTCGTCCTCGCCGTAGACCGTGAACGTTACGCCCATTTGAAAGAGCCGGGCCTCCGTCGCCTTCTGGCGGCGGAGGAGCTCGCCCCTGGGAAGGTCCTCTATCCTCTTTAAGAGAAGCGAAGCGCCCGGACGGGGGCTTCCGTCGTCGGTGAAATATTCGTCGAAGAAGCCGCCTGTATCGTAATTCTTGTAATACGTGACCATGCGCATAATTATATCATCCCGAGCATTCATATTAATTCCGGCGCGCCTTGCGTCCGCCGGAGTGGGCGATTTCCGCCGGAGACGCCGCAAAAAAAACGTCCCGGGCCATAAGAGACAGGGGGGATGGCCCGGGACTAGGCTAAAGGTGTTGGAGACTTTCGTTAAGCACCC
Proteins encoded in this region:
- a CDS encoding circularly permuted type 2 ATP-grasp protein, translated to MVTYYKNYDTGGFFDEYFTDDGSPRPGASLLLKRIEDLPRGELLRRQKATEARLFQMGVTFTVYGEDEGTERIFPFDIIPRVIEPGEWDVLERGLKQRIYALNLFIDDVYNDRKILKDGVVPEELLMSSKVYRPQCVGFRPPRGIWCHIAGTDLVRNGDGAYYVLEDNLRSPSGVSYVLENREVLKRTFPKLFEDLQIRPVDNYPNRLRDTLGYVAPKGVYSPNVVLLTPGIYNSAYFEHSYLAQQMGIELVEGSDLVVSGGYVFMKTTRGLQKVDVIYRRIDDDFLDPLTFRPDSLLGVPGIMDVYKAGNVALVNAIGTGIADDKIIYAYVPEIIKYYTGEEPILPNVPTYVCSRESDRAYVLENLKDLVVKPANESGGYGILIGPKSTKATREKFRKLILSDPRNYIAQPTLSLSRVPVLAGDRFEGRHVDFRPYILYGEDIYVMPGGLTRVALKKGSLVVNSSQGGGSKDTWVLRDIP